The Kitasatospora paranensis genome has a window encoding:
- a CDS encoding YnfA family protein — MTVLRSAALFLLAALAEIGGCWLVWQSVRESRPWWLAGIGVVVLGGYGFVAALQPDAQFGRVLAAYGGVFVAGSLAWGVVVDGFRPTRYDVVGALVCLAGVAVIMYGPRR, encoded by the coding sequence GTGACCGTGCTCCGCTCCGCCGCCCTGTTCCTGCTCGCCGCGCTCGCCGAGATCGGCGGCTGCTGGCTGGTGTGGCAGAGCGTGCGGGAGTCCCGGCCGTGGTGGCTGGCGGGGATCGGGGTGGTGGTGCTGGGCGGGTACGGCTTCGTGGCGGCGCTGCAGCCGGACGCGCAGTTCGGCCGGGTGCTGGCAGCCTACGGCGGGGTGTTCGTGGCCGGCTCGCTGGCCTGGGGCGTGGTGGTCGACGGCTTCCGGCCGACCCGCTACGACGTGGTGGGAGCCCTGGTCTGCCTGGCCGGCGTGGCCGTGATCATGTACGGCCCGCGGCGCTGA